A region from the bacterium genome encodes:
- a CDS encoding 2-oxoacid:acceptor oxidoreductase family protein: protein MVEIRWHGRGGQGVKTAATMLAEAALNEGKFSQGFPEYGPERMGAPVRGYTRLSDSVINIHCAIYNPQVVVVLDPTLLGSENIAEGLVENGKILVNTPLSPAEVRRQIQLNGTAKIYTVNATQIALDELKREIPNMPMLGALVRIAEVLKLETIEEDLKKKFGKKFRAEVVEGNLRAVRRAYNEVKGE, encoded by the coding sequence ATGGTAGAGATACGATGGCATGGTCGCGGTGGTCAAGGGGTTAAAACTGCAGCGACAATGCTTGCAGAAGCAGCGTTAAATGAAGGAAAGTTTTCCCAAGGGTTTCCAGAATATGGTCCAGAACGGATGGGAGCGCCCGTGCGAGGATATACGCGATTGAGTGATTCTGTGATTAATATCCATTGTGCAATATACAATCCACAAGTAGTTGTTGTACTAGATCCGACCTTACTAGGCAGTGAAAATATTGCAGAAGGATTGGTTGAAAATGGCAAGATACTAGTGAATACGCCGTTATCTCCAGCGGAAGTGAGGAGACAAATTCAGTTAAATGGAACCGCAAAAATTTATACGGTAAATGCGACGCAAATCGCGTTAGATGAATTAAAACGTGAAATACCGAATATGCCGATGCTAGGCGCGTTAGTCCGGATTGCAGAAGTGCTCAAACTTGAAACGATTGAAGAAGATTTAAAAAAGAAATTCGGTAAAAAGTTCCGGGCTGAAGTTGTCGAAGGCAATCTGCGCGCAGTTCGTCGTGCATATAATGAAGTTAAAGGAGAATAA
- a CDS encoding thiamine pyrophosphate-dependent enzyme encodes MEKIFSKPESLTDTKTIYCSGCGHGIVHRLIAEVIDELGLRERTVGVVPVGCAVLGYDYFNFDTTEAAHGRTPAVATGIKRVLPHNLVFSYQGDGDLAAIGTAEIIHSANRGERITVIFINNAVYGMTGGQMAPTTILGQKTATTPKGRDARVDGFPLRISELLANLDGTAYIERTAVNTPKNIRKTRLAIRKAFELQLQDVGFTMVEILSMCPTDWHLTPLESCRWIDEVLSKTFPLGVIKDFTK; translated from the coding sequence ATGGAGAAAATATTTAGTAAACCCGAGTCGCTAACTGATACGAAAACTATTTACTGTTCAGGTTGTGGCCATGGAATTGTGCATCGGTTGATTGCAGAAGTTATTGATGAACTTGGATTACGTGAACGAACGGTTGGGGTGGTTCCGGTAGGTTGTGCGGTTCTCGGTTATGATTATTTTAATTTCGATACGACTGAAGCGGCGCATGGTCGAACCCCAGCGGTAGCAACAGGGATAAAGCGGGTCCTACCACACAATCTCGTTTTCAGCTATCAAGGGGATGGCGATTTAGCGGCTATCGGAACTGCGGAAATTATCCATAGTGCTAATCGCGGTGAACGGATAACCGTTATTTTTATCAATAATGCAGTGTATGGAATGACTGGCGGGCAGATGGCACCTACGACGATTCTCGGTCAGAAAACGGCGACTACTCCGAAAGGGCGCGATGCGCGGGTAGATGGATTTCCATTAAGAATCTCGGAATTATTAGCAAATCTTGATGGAACAGCATATATTGAGAGAACAGCGGTTAATACACCGAAAAATATCCGGAAAACTAGGTTAGCAATAAGAAAAGCATTTGAATTGCAGTTGCAAGATGTTGGGTTCACGATGGTAGAAATTCTGTCTATGTGTCCTACCGATTGGCATTTAACTCCGCTAGAATCATGTCGATGGATTGATGAAGTTTTATCAAAAACTTTTCCATTAGGAGTTATTAAAGATTTCACAAAATAA
- a CDS encoding 4Fe-4S binding protein: protein MVKDKKETWKELPEGVLILEAGNADKYETGSWRTYRPRYIQENCIHCLFCYIYCPDSAVFVKDGKRGEFDYAHCKGCGICAKECPAKNKAIVMELEIKDK, encoded by the coding sequence ATGGTAAAAGATAAGAAAGAAACTTGGAAAGAATTACCGGAAGGAGTGCTTATATTAGAAGCAGGTAATGCGGATAAATATGAAACCGGTTCTTGGCGAACCTATCGTCCGAGATATATTCAAGAAAACTGTATCCATTGTTTATTCTGCTATATATATTGTCCGGATTCAGCAGTTTTTGTAAAAGATGGTAAACGAGGTGAATTTGATTATGCTCATTGCAAAGGTTGCGGAATTTGTGCGAAAGAATGTCCGGCGAAAAATAAAGCGATTGTTATGGAGTTAGAAATTAAAGACAAATAA
- a CDS encoding 2-oxoacid:acceptor oxidoreductase family protein: MHEEIIAAGYGGQGLVFLGHVLAHLGMLLGKNVTSFPSYGAEMRGGTAHCAVIISDTEIASPVVERPTSLIVMNQQSLDKFEKELLPNGTIVINSSLAKVANQRKDIQYNFIPASELADKLGNIQTANMVILGAYLNLIKLATITQTEQALRAVLSSKRAHLIDINLKALQVGFEYRSEK, translated from the coding sequence ATGCATGAAGAAATAATTGCTGCGGGATACGGTGGTCAAGGGTTGGTTTTTCTCGGTCATGTTTTAGCGCATCTGGGAATGTTGCTCGGCAAAAATGTAACTTCATTCCCTTCCTACGGAGCGGAAATGCGCGGGGGAACTGCTCATTGCGCGGTTATCATTTCCGATACCGAAATTGCCTCACCAGTAGTCGAACGACCTACTTCATTAATTGTTATGAATCAGCAATCATTGGACAAATTTGAAAAAGAGTTATTACCAAACGGGACAATCGTTATCAACAGTTCGCTAGCGAAAGTTGCTAACCAGAGAAAAGATATACAGTACAATTTCATACCAGCAAGCGAATTGGCTGATAAACTCGGGAATATTCAAACCGCAAATATGGTGATTTTAGGGGCATATTTGAATCTGATAAAGTTAGCGACAATAACTCAAACGGAACAAGCGTTACGTGCGGTTTTGTCGTCGAAACGCGCCCATTTAATTGATATAAATCTAAAAGCATTGCAAGTAGGATTTGAGTATAGGAGTGAGAAATAA
- the porA gene encoding pyruvate ferredoxin oxidoreductase: protein MAVVNAKEELIVSLTGNDAVAEAMRQINPDVVAAYPITPQTELMHKFAEYVADGLVKTEFVLVESEHSAMSACIGASAAGARAMTATSACGLALMWEVLYVAAGMRLPIVMTDVNRALSAPINIHCDHSDTMGARDSGWIQLYAENAQEAYDNVIQAIRIAEHPKVRLPVMVCMDGFIISHTNERLELLPDDVVTNFVGEYKPEHYLLDVDHPVTFGPLDLQDYYFEHRRQQAEAMRNAGPIILDIGKEFEKISGRSYGYFEAYRMDDAELVIICLGSTAGTTKVVVDQLREKGKKVGLLKPRVFRPFPYQELINVLKNVKAVAVLDRSDSFNGFSGPLFSELRGALYGSEANPKIVDYIYGLGGRDIGLEEIERVYTDLDTIVKTGKIEQLVTYLGVRE from the coding sequence ATGGCAGTAGTTAACGCTAAAGAAGAATTGATTGTATCACTTACCGGCAATGATGCAGTCGCTGAAGCGATGCGGCAGATTAATCCAGATGTGGTTGCCGCATATCCGATAACTCCGCAAACTGAATTAATGCATAAATTTGCGGAATATGTTGCTGATGGACTCGTGAAAACCGAATTTGTTCTAGTAGAATCAGAACATAGTGCAATGAGTGCATGTATTGGTGCTTCAGCTGCAGGAGCGAGAGCGATGACTGCGACATCGGCGTGCGGTTTAGCTTTGATGTGGGAGGTATTATATGTTGCTGCGGGAATGCGATTGCCGATTGTTATGACCGACGTTAATCGCGCACTATCCGCTCCGATTAATATCCATTGTGACCATAGCGATACTATGGGAGCTCGCGATAGTGGCTGGATTCAGCTATATGCCGAAAATGCACAGGAAGCCTATGATAATGTGATTCAAGCGATTCGGATTGCTGAACATCCGAAAGTTAGACTCCCGGTAATGGTTTGTATGGATGGATTTATTATCAGCCATACGAATGAACGGCTTGAACTACTACCGGATGATGTGGTAACAAATTTTGTGGGTGAATATAAACCAGAACATTATCTGCTTGATGTTGACCATCCGGTAACGTTTGGTCCATTAGATTTACAGGATTACTATTTTGAACATCGGCGGCAGCAAGCAGAAGCGATGCGGAACGCTGGTCCAATTATTCTTGACATCGGAAAAGAATTCGAAAAAATTTCCGGTCGTTCTTATGGATATTTTGAAGCGTATAGAATGGACGATGCGGAATTAGTTATCATCTGTCTCGGTTCAACTGCGGGGACAACGAAAGTGGTGGTTGACCAGTTACGAGAAAAAGGGAAGAAAGTCGGATTGCTTAAACCACGGGTATTTCGTCCATTCCCATATCAAGAGTTAATCAACGTACTAAAGAACGTTAAAGCGGTTGCGGTGCTTGACCGGTCAGATTCGTTTAACGGATTCAGTGGCCCGTTATTTAGTGAACTCCGTGGTGCACTCTACGGTTCAGAAGCAAATCCGAAAATAGTTGATTATATTTATGGGTTAGGTGGACGAGATATTGGATTAGAAGAAATTGAACGGGTTTATACTGATTTAGATACAATTGTTAAAACCGGTAAAATCGAACAGTTAGTGACCTATTTAGGCGTTCGTGAATAA